The following proteins come from a genomic window of Oncorhynchus clarkii lewisi isolate Uvic-CL-2024 chromosome 23, UVic_Ocla_1.0, whole genome shotgun sequence:
- the LOC139381681 gene encoding transmembrane protein 130-like: MYRKIIALVVMSLPLILSPQVFGLATDGLIHLKNIAGKLSFIQREGNVTYLRDKELATEVPTETKFELFDPMNTLRTARFNYTWDFGNGEVLKGSEPSVHYNYSSPGNYTLRLRVEAQVNKTSTPLTGVYTMDVTVLDAIRNIELSPLSFQVSRNNSLVVHVDGSPPMWVCWRFLQNCVSATPTGCHLTMLYENTMTLNHTFTALGVHCLDISARNDISKLQTSYNIFVRRDPSFNLLFIMMCAWIVLAILAFITVIACRHKKGRNSNPQMSKSSNATYSSMNMELQPQQDLSEISSDLYVSRPKNEEVQPLLQHGTRSVAKSYRN; encoded by the exons ATGTATCG AAAAATAATTGCGTTGGTCGTCATGTCACTTCCACTGATTCTGAGCCCCCAGGTTTTTGGGCTCGCGACAGACGGTTTGATCCATCTGA AAAATATTGCAGGCAAGCTCAGCTTCATTCAGAGGGAAGGAAATGTGACTTATCTACGGGACAAGGAGCTGGCCACGGAAGTTCCAACCGAGACAAAGTTTGAACTGTTCGATCCAATGAACACTTTACGCACTGCGAGATTCAACTATACCTGGGACTTCGGCAACGG AGAGGTGCTGAAGGGATCGGAGCCGTCTGTGCACTATAACTACTCATCCCCTGGAAACTACACTCTGCGGCTGAGAGTTGAGGCCCAAGTGAACAAAACCTCTACTCCACTAACTGGGGTATACACCATGGACGTTACAGTTTTGG ACGCCATCAGAAATATTGAGTTGAGCCCTTTGAGTTTCCAGGTTTCCAGAAACAACAGTCTGGTTGTTCATGTGGATGGAAG tcctcccATGTGGGTCTGTTGGAGGTTCCTACAGAACTGTGTATCAGCAACCCCTACAGGCTGTCACCTGACCATGCTGTATGAGAACACCATGACACTGAACCACACCTTCACAGCTTTAGGAGTCCACTGTCTGGACATCAGCGCCCGCAACGACATCAGCAAACTGCAGACCTCCTACAACATCTTTGTGAGGAGAGATC CCTCTTTTAACCTGCTCTTCATCATGATGTGTGCTTGGATTGTCTTGGCAATCCTTGCCTTCATCACTGTTATAGCCTGTCGCCACAAGAAAGGACGCAACAGCAATCCACAG ATGTCTAAGTCCAGTAACGCCACTTACTCCAGTATGAACATGGAACTGCAGCCACAGCAGGACCTCTCTGAAATCAGTAGTGATCTCTATGTGTCCAGGCCAAAGAACGAAGAGGTCCAACCCCTTCTACAGCACGGGACCAGATCTGTCGCCAAATCCTACCGCAACTAG